In Phacochoerus africanus isolate WHEZ1 chromosome 2, ROS_Pafr_v1, whole genome shotgun sequence, one DNA window encodes the following:
- the EPB42 gene encoding protein 4.2 — MGQGLGIKCCDFHAARNNAEHHTQDISSQRLTVRRGQPFTISLHFQAPVHTFLSTMKKIVLVARTGEQPSQANRTQATFSISSLGNAKSWSARVKERDDQSWTISVTTPADAVIGHYSLLLQASGREQCLGQFTLLFNPWSQEDAVFLGNKAQCSEYVLNQNGLIFMGTADCIEAMPWDFGQFEEDVIDLSLKLLSVNKQVEEWGDPVHVAHTLGTLLQVLKEKNVLPTSQIQTAQEKALLYKRRGSAPILRQWLTGLGRPVYESQAWVLAAVTCTVLRGLGIPARVVTTFTSAQGTGGSLLVDEFYSKEGLQNGEGQRGRIWIFQTSTECWMKRPALPQGYDGWQILHPSAPSGVRVLGECDLVPVKAVKEGTVGLTPAVLDIFASVNASCVVWKCREDGTLELTESNTKYCGNNISTKVVASDRCEDITQNYKYPEGSPKEKKVLEKVWKNRKKHGKVRDVYPPSLETGDPLHFFLEAPSSLPLGGDARISVNLINPNDYEKEVKLALGLQAMYYNGVLAATLWKDQFLLTVEANSAKKRHSFLSFSNFEQNPPENTLLRLTAMATHSTLTCFDQKDIAICRPQLAIEMPETAVQHQPLTASVSIHNTLDAPLNDCVISIFGRGLIYREKSYRLSSVQPGCTVCTKLQFTPMHVGLQRLTVEMDCNMFQNLTNFRSITVVAPEPPA; from the exons ATGGGACAGG GCCTAGGGATCAAGTGCTGTGACTTCCATGCAGCGAGAAACAATGCCGAGCACCACACCCAAGACATCAGCTCCCAGCGTCTTACAGTGAGGAGGGGGCAGCCCTTCACCATCAGCCTGCACTTCCAAGCTCCAGTCCACACATTCCTGAGCACCATGAAGAAGATAGTCCTCGTGGCACGAACTG GAGAGCAGCCTTCCCAGGCCaacaggacccaagccacgttCTCAATTTCCAGTCTGGGGAATGCAAAGTCATGGAGTGCAAGGGTCAAGGAGAGAGATGACCAATCCTGGACCATCTCTGTGACCACACCTGCAGATGCTGTCATTGGCCACTACTCACTTCTGCTGCAGGCCTCAGGCAGGGAGCAATGCCTGGGCCAGTTCACCCTCCTCTTTAACCCCTGGAGTCAAG AGGATGCTGTATTCCTGGGGAATAAGGCTCAATGCAGCGAATATGTACTGAACCAGAACGGCCTCATCTTCATGGGCACAGCTGACTGCATCGAGGCCATGCCCTGGGATTTTGGCCAG TTCGAGGAGGATGTCATTGACCTCAGCCTAAAGTTACTGAGCGTGAACAAGCAGGTGGAGGAGTGGGGAGATCCTGTGCATGTGGCCCACACCTTGGGCACATTG CTGCAGGTGCTCAAGGAGAAGAATGTGCTGCCCACCTCACAGATCCAGACTGCCCAGGAAAAGGCCTTGCTGTACAAGCGCCGGGGCAGCGCACCCATCCTGCGGCAGTGGCTCACGGGCCTAGGGAGACCCGTGTACGAGAGTCAGGCCTGGGTGTTGGCTGCTGTCACTTGCACAG TGCTGCGAGGCCTGGGAATCCCTGCCCGAGTTGTTACCACGTTCACTTCAGCCCAGGGCACCGGTGGGAGCCTGCTGGTGGATGAGTTCTACAGCAAGGAGGGCCTTCAGAATGGAGAGGGCCAGAGAGGCAGAATCTG GATCTTCCAGACATCCACGGAGTGCTGGATGAAACGGCCTGCTCTGCCCCAGGGTTATGATGGATGGCAGATTCTGCACCCTAGTGCCCCCAGTGGAGTTAGAG TTTTGGGGGAATGTGATCTGGTCCCAGTCAAAGCGGTCAAGGAAGGGACAGTGGGGCTGACCCCTGCGGTACTGGATATTTTTGCCTCTGTAAACGCCTCATGTGTGGTCTGGAAGTGCCGTGAGGATGGGACACTGGAGTTGACCGAGTCCAACACTAAGTATTGTGGAAACAACATCAGCACCAAGGTTGTGGCCAGTGACCGCTGTGAAGACATCACACAGAACTACAAGTACCCTGAAG GatctcctaaagaaaaaaaggtgctggagaaagtttggaaaaacagaaagaaacatgGGAAAGTCCGTGACGTCTATCCTCCCAGTCTCGAGACTGGCGATCCTCTCCACTTTTTTTTGGAAGCGCCCAGCTCCCTACCTCTGGGAGGGGATGCCCGGATCTCCGTGAACTTGATAAACCCCAATGACTATGAGAAGGAAGTGAAGCTGGCACTCGGGCTGCAGGCGATGTACTACAATGGCGTCCTTGCTGCCACGCTCTGGAAGGATCAGTTTCTCCTCACAGTCGAGGCCAACTCGG CTAAGAAAAGACACTCCTTCCTGTCCTTCTCCAATTTTGAACAAAACCCACCAGAGAATACATTGCTCAGACTCACCGCCATGGCAACGCACTCCACGCTTACCTGCTTTGATCAGAAAGACATCGCCATTTGCAGGCCACAACTTGCCATCGAG ATGCCAGAGACAGCAGTGCAGCATCAACCCCTAACGGCCTCAGTCAGCATCCACAACACCCTAGATGCTCCCCTGAATGACTGTGTCATCTCCATCTTCGGAAGGGGCCTCATTTACAGAGAGAAGAGCTACAG attAAGTTCAGTGCAGCCTGGATGCACCGTGTGcaccaaactccagttcacaccaATGCACGTGGGGCTCCAGAGGCTCACGGTGGAAATGGACTGCAACATGTTCCAGAACCTAACCAACTTCAGAAGTATCACTGTAGTAGCCCCTGAACCTCCAGCTTAA